From one Peredibacter starrii genomic stretch:
- a CDS encoding sialidase family protein, whose translation MFILSKTSGPSANEIYIGGNAGAAGFYLRKSNNSGSSWNLVDSNPAFLSDPHVTVSPDGTVYYMGKNGANCNLRKGTANGTIWSTIQTFPIKPGSIGCDTRALEAFSDGSLWLSVRELGVGPVNQGVIYRSTDGGATFTEVFRESQILHHQTIKRLANGDVLAQSYYTVMKTSDNGVSWQVLYDGTPTLNEVKEFALDTVGRLYVLDDNNRVWAQNQFDQSWFVTYDYTLINMLYGRELTKITDCGNNSGVCVLAKYEQRIVGAVNEMIPLVVP comes from the coding sequence TTGTTTATTTTAAGCAAAACTTCTGGACCATCGGCAAATGAAATCTATATCGGAGGTAACGCTGGTGCAGCTGGCTTTTATTTAAGAAAATCAAATAACAGTGGCTCATCTTGGAACTTGGTTGATTCCAATCCGGCCTTCCTCAGTGATCCTCATGTGACGGTTTCTCCAGATGGAACTGTCTATTACATGGGCAAAAACGGAGCAAACTGTAATTTAAGAAAGGGAACCGCAAACGGAACTATTTGGAGTACGATTCAAACTTTTCCGATTAAACCAGGAAGTATAGGTTGCGATACAAGAGCTTTGGAGGCCTTCAGTGATGGTTCTCTGTGGCTTTCAGTAAGAGAGCTTGGTGTGGGCCCTGTTAATCAAGGGGTCATATATCGTTCAACCGATGGTGGAGCGACTTTTACTGAGGTTTTCCGAGAGTCCCAGATACTTCACCATCAGACAATAAAGAGGCTCGCAAATGGTGATGTCCTGGCGCAGTCTTATTACACCGTCATGAAGACTTCAGACAATGGAGTTTCATGGCAAGTCCTTTATGATGGCACGCCTACACTGAATGAAGTTAAGGAGTTCGCATTAGATACTGTCGGCCGACTCTATGTCCTAGATGATAACAATCGGGTCTGGGCCCAGAACCAATTTGATCAGAGTTGGTTTGTTACCTATGATTACACCCTCATTAACATGCTTTATGGTCGAGAATTAACTAAAATTACTGATTGTGGTAATAATAGTGGAGTGTGTGTTCTGGCTAAATACGAACAACGTATCGTCGGCGCAGTCAATGAAATGATTCCACTCGTAGTTCCCTAA
- a CDS encoding PEP/pyruvate-binding domain-containing protein: MFNGKAGSLKFLASLGLNVPPFTVITHEEFISWGDKKIWDELHEALATTDAKKIENLAKSFIHSVHIPDTRLDLGKNVHYAVRSSASLEDSPEHSFAGIFETKLFISQKLNEAIKEVWHSLFHTKALQYCVDRRLSWTLLKMDIVVQAMIDGEKSGVLFQADPLGKITEQIIVAGPGLGQGIVDEETDTDRYIVENYIVKERHIHNKKHYIAFDQGSNTLIKKELADNQRELSTLSDSDIEKLLKASSILSSKVEHFLDIEFTFRNGDLFVLQARPITTVPSRKHIHIFDNSNIAENYPKQSTPLTYTALARGYSANFKNLVRYLGFSEDDFRYINHSLENLVGQWGGQIYYNLNNWYSVYTLLPFGGEKAASSFEEMVGIGTSGMIEVPERTLFQKLRIIAKILPKFASFYFMAGRHHRQYKKEFKELYERFNRDAHNTKDAFETIHLLSRLDSEFLAIIKIPLLNDFFSSVLNRSCRILAGRLAGSRGDQLYNDLLSHREDLESSKAIYSLIGLAESVRANHALVTFLEKNLQDHHILARLLEHSEFRDFYHKFKAHLDRFGDRSQWEMKIEVPTARENPETTIKLILEYAKSGMSEKSQRSREREKSDYAHKELKKYWFAKPLTSLLFWQLFRKCTEVICFREDARFDRVRFKGLSRKLVLSIGKNLVAKKWIEQTEDIFYLTYDELMSLVYDTYGPGYWRELISLRKNHLEKFKDLKLPDRLIVNDLTFAEKLSDKSTVTSSNSVRGVPCSGGIIETQCEVVLDLNQAPSLNGKILVAERTDPAWGYFFVGVKGIIIEKGSMLSHAAIISRELGIPCIINVKNATERFKSGMKIRMNGDTGEIEIL, encoded by the coding sequence ATGTTTAATGGTAAGGCCGGCTCTCTCAAGTTTCTCGCATCTCTTGGATTGAATGTTCCGCCCTTCACAGTGATCACTCACGAAGAGTTCATTAGTTGGGGAGACAAAAAAATCTGGGACGAACTCCATGAAGCACTAGCAACAACTGATGCCAAGAAAATTGAAAATCTCGCGAAGAGTTTCATTCATTCTGTTCATATTCCTGATACTCGTTTAGATCTCGGGAAGAACGTTCATTACGCCGTGAGATCTTCGGCCTCACTTGAAGACTCTCCTGAGCATTCGTTTGCGGGAATTTTTGAAACTAAACTTTTCATATCGCAAAAGTTAAACGAAGCGATCAAAGAAGTCTGGCACTCGCTGTTTCATACCAAAGCTTTGCAATACTGTGTGGACCGCCGACTCTCTTGGACCCTCCTAAAAATGGACATCGTAGTCCAAGCGATGATTGATGGCGAAAAATCCGGTGTCCTCTTTCAGGCAGATCCTCTAGGAAAAATTACCGAGCAAATTATCGTCGCCGGTCCTGGTCTCGGACAAGGCATTGTTGATGAAGAGACTGATACCGATCGGTACATCGTGGAAAATTATATTGTAAAAGAAAGACATATCCACAATAAGAAGCACTACATCGCTTTTGATCAAGGCAGTAACACTCTTATTAAGAAAGAGCTCGCCGACAATCAAAGAGAACTTTCAACTCTTTCCGACTCAGATATTGAGAAGCTCCTTAAGGCATCATCAATCTTAAGTTCCAAAGTCGAGCACTTCCTTGATATAGAATTCACTTTTAGAAACGGTGATTTGTTTGTTCTTCAGGCCAGACCCATCACGACAGTGCCATCGCGCAAGCACATCCATATTTTTGATAACAGCAACATTGCAGAGAACTACCCAAAGCAGTCCACTCCCCTGACATATACAGCTCTGGCACGTGGCTATTCAGCGAATTTTAAAAATCTCGTGCGCTACCTGGGTTTCTCAGAAGATGATTTTCGTTACATTAACCACAGTCTGGAAAATTTAGTGGGCCAATGGGGCGGTCAGATTTATTACAATTTAAATAACTGGTACTCGGTCTACACTCTTCTTCCATTCGGTGGCGAGAAGGCAGCTTCTTCATTCGAGGAAATGGTTGGAATTGGAACTTCCGGCATGATCGAAGTGCCAGAGCGCACTCTATTCCAAAAACTTCGCATCATCGCCAAGATTTTACCGAAATTTGCGAGTTTTTATTTCATGGCCGGCCGTCACCACCGCCAATATAAAAAAGAATTCAAAGAGCTGTATGAGCGTTTTAACCGTGATGCTCATAACACCAAAGATGCCTTTGAAACGATTCATTTACTAAGCCGCCTGGACTCAGAGTTCCTGGCGATTATTAAAATTCCTCTTTTAAACGATTTCTTCTCATCTGTGCTTAATCGCTCATGCCGTATTCTGGCGGGCCGCCTGGCAGGGAGTCGCGGAGATCAACTGTACAATGATTTATTAAGCCACCGAGAAGATTTAGAGAGCTCCAAAGCGATCTATTCCCTTATTGGCCTCGCGGAAAGTGTGCGGGCCAATCATGCACTTGTAACTTTTTTAGAAAAAAACCTGCAGGATCATCACATTCTGGCGCGTCTTCTCGAGCATTCAGAGTTTAGAGATTTCTATCATAAGTTCAAGGCCCACTTGGATCGCTTCGGGGACCGCTCACAATGGGAAATGAAAATTGAAGTTCCCACTGCCAGAGAAAATCCTGAGACCACGATCAAGCTCATCCTCGAGTATGCAAAATCAGGTATGAGTGAAAAGTCTCAGCGAAGCCGCGAACGTGAAAAAAGTGATTACGCTCATAAAGAATTAAAAAAATATTGGTTCGCCAAACCTCTGACTTCGCTCCTCTTCTGGCAACTCTTCAGGAAATGCACTGAGGTTATTTGCTTCCGTGAAGACGCTCGCTTTGATCGTGTTCGATTCAAAGGTCTTTCTCGTAAGCTCGTATTAAGCATCGGGAAAAATCTCGTGGCAAAGAAATGGATCGAGCAAACTGAGGACATTTTCTATCTCACTTACGATGAATTAATGTCACTGGTCTATGATACTTATGGGCCAGGTTATTGGAGGGAGCTGATTTCTCTTCGTAAAAATCATTTAGAGAAATTCAAAGATTTAAAACTACCTGATCGCCTCATTGTGAATGATCTAACATTTGCCGAAAAGCTTTCAGACAAATCAACTGTCACTTCTTCCAACTCTGTTCGTGGTGTCCCATGCTCTGGTGGCATTATCGAAACTCAGTGTGAAGTGGTACTCGACCTCAATCAAGCACCCTCTCTCAATGGAAAAATTCTCGTGGCAGAAAGAACCGATCCCGCCTGGGGATACTTCTTCGTTGGAGTGAAAGGAATCATCATCGAGAAGGGCTCCATGCTCTCTCATGCGGCGATTATCTCTCGTGAACTGGGAATTCCCTGCATTATCAATGTGAAAAATGCGACAGAGCGTTTTAAGAGCGGAATGAAGATCAGAATGAACGGTGACACTGGAGAGATTGAAATCCTTTAG
- a CDS encoding UbiA prenyltransferase family protein, with protein MSFIERIQCYCREQLEPGSRLVLSLIVTLFIYLIILLDFKLTKFEWHFLVPAFSTFFLLLYYRISDEFKDFKTDQKFFPDRPIPSGRLKLSDLNVLLVVVTVISVIINIIFPHALIEFLLALFFTFCMGKWFFMEKTISSNRLYAFFTHAPVGLFLYWYAEAYLLNQNNVSWSLPEKLSIIGFIVLPGLSWEVLRKTYLPEDEMPGYQIYSTMMGFKGSLAFAAFWVVVTILNNLVMVSLFEGLEGMNIPLLALNLLLLLAILFHGMRPRLKNLKPVAEIYMTLHLFIPLAALTYKAWRQFHV; from the coding sequence ATGTCATTCATTGAAAGGATTCAATGCTATTGCCGTGAGCAGCTTGAGCCGGGTTCCCGTCTGGTACTTTCCTTGATTGTGACCCTATTTATCTATCTGATTATCCTTCTTGATTTCAAACTCACAAAATTCGAATGGCATTTCCTGGTTCCGGCCTTCAGTACTTTTTTCCTTTTGCTCTACTACCGCATTAGCGATGAATTTAAAGATTTTAAAACTGATCAAAAGTTTTTTCCTGACCGCCCTATTCCATCGGGACGCTTAAAACTTTCGGATTTAAATGTCCTACTAGTCGTTGTCACAGTTATTAGCGTGATCATTAATATAATCTTCCCACACGCTCTTATTGAATTTTTGTTGGCCCTGTTCTTTACGTTTTGCATGGGCAAATGGTTTTTCATGGAGAAGACCATTTCAAGTAATAGGCTCTATGCTTTTTTTACTCATGCTCCGGTAGGTCTGTTCTTATACTGGTATGCCGAGGCCTATCTTTTAAATCAAAATAACGTATCTTGGTCACTACCGGAGAAACTTTCTATTATCGGTTTCATTGTCCTTCCCGGACTTTCTTGGGAAGTTCTTCGTAAAACCTATCTTCCGGAAGATGAAATGCCTGGCTATCAAATCTATTCAACGATGATGGGATTTAAAGGATCTCTCGCCTTTGCGGCCTTCTGGGTCGTTGTTACGATTCTGAATAACCTCGTGATGGTAAGTCTGTTTGAAGGCCTTGAAGGGATGAACATACCTTTACTCGCTCTGAACCTTCTATTACTTCTTGCGATCTTGTTCCATGGTATGAGGCCACGACTAAAAAATCTTAAGCCTGTGGCCGAAATCTATATGACCCTACACTTATTTATTCCTCTGGCCGCTCTCACATATAAGGCCTGGAGACAATTTCATGTTTAA
- a CDS encoding TIGR03545 family protein, which translates to MTDKTKTEEKKNKKKGPIRFEAIIPVLVLTAITFIYFTYYFDHHMKKLIEYVGTQANGAEVNVDSVRTSFIKGSFDLDRLQVTDKEKPSQNILEIGNMHFGYLWDALLRMKFVVEDASINNIQLYKPRKSPGKVLPPEPAKPSKLNELQNEVMAQVKNKYSSNMLGDILAIAGGGDYEAQIQQIRGTLKSEARVNAMVADVNEKKKFWDGKVKELSDTSKLKQIENEVNAITKEKDFVKQAQGVSKLNDLLKEVNKQYKEIDKSTKQLQSEVNAVAAYPKELQALVNEDIASLKNRFSIPKLDFKDMAMHLFAGQFAEYIAKARKYQALAKQYLPEKKKEEDVVVPRKRSEGKNYEFPITTGYPLFWLKRAAISSKGTADSYSGQVSGELTNVTTAPKQIKKPIVLDVRGDFPGVQVNGVKAVLTADFTRDVGKQSALIQVNSFAVPEKLFVENKDLKFGFKNAVGSSTISANLVEQKISMNWTSALTRPQFLVDTSNKIAREMLNNVVNNIPVININGSATGSFSNLSMHINSNLGDELAQGFTREVGNKVTEAQNKISALVDEKINQPKAELMKLIGGNNANLSQLTNLEELYKKNEDRIKAEIAKLKSGGSNKAIDDLKEKGKKIFKGIKL; encoded by the coding sequence ATGACTGACAAAACAAAAACAGAAGAAAAGAAAAATAAAAAGAAGGGCCCAATTCGTTTTGAGGCCATCATTCCGGTCTTGGTACTTACTGCCATTACCTTTATCTATTTTACATATTACTTCGATCATCACATGAAAAAGCTCATTGAGTATGTGGGTACACAGGCCAATGGAGCAGAAGTGAATGTGGATTCAGTTAGAACGAGTTTCATTAAGGGATCATTTGATCTTGATCGTCTGCAAGTAACAGATAAAGAGAAACCTTCTCAAAATATTCTTGAAATCGGTAACATGCACTTTGGTTATCTTTGGGACGCTCTTTTGAGAATGAAATTTGTAGTTGAGGACGCAAGTATCAACAACATTCAGCTCTATAAACCAAGAAAATCTCCAGGTAAGGTCCTTCCTCCGGAACCGGCCAAACCAAGTAAGCTCAACGAACTTCAAAACGAAGTCATGGCACAGGTTAAGAATAAATACAGCTCAAACATGCTTGGTGATATTCTCGCAATCGCTGGTGGCGGTGACTATGAGGCACAGATTCAACAAATCCGTGGGACTCTTAAATCAGAAGCACGAGTGAACGCCATGGTGGCCGATGTGAATGAAAAGAAGAAGTTCTGGGACGGTAAAGTTAAAGAACTTTCAGACACTTCAAAACTTAAGCAAATCGAGAACGAAGTTAATGCCATCACGAAAGAAAAAGATTTCGTGAAGCAAGCTCAAGGTGTCTCTAAACTTAATGATCTTCTGAAAGAAGTGAACAAGCAGTATAAGGAAATCGATAAATCAACCAAGCAGCTTCAAAGCGAAGTTAATGCCGTTGCAGCTTATCCGAAGGAACTTCAGGCGCTGGTTAATGAAGATATCGCTTCTTTAAAGAACCGCTTCTCTATCCCAAAACTTGATTTTAAAGACATGGCCATGCATTTATTTGCCGGTCAATTCGCCGAATACATCGCAAAAGCACGCAAGTATCAAGCACTCGCCAAACAATATCTTCCAGAGAAGAAAAAAGAAGAAGATGTTGTGGTTCCACGCAAACGCTCAGAAGGTAAAAACTATGAGTTTCCGATCACCACTGGTTACCCACTCTTTTGGCTAAAGCGTGCGGCCATTAGTTCTAAAGGTACAGCTGATTCATATTCTGGTCAGGTATCTGGTGAGCTTACCAACGTAACAACGGCGCCGAAGCAAATCAAAAAGCCCATCGTGCTTGATGTTCGTGGTGATTTCCCAGGAGTGCAAGTGAATGGAGTAAAAGCGGTACTCACCGCCGACTTCACACGCGACGTAGGCAAACAATCGGCACTTATTCAGGTCAACTCTTTTGCTGTTCCTGAAAAGCTTTTTGTTGAGAACAAAGATCTTAAATTTGGTTTTAAAAACGCAGTTGGATCAAGCACCATCTCGGCAAACCTTGTGGAACAGAAGATCAGCATGAACTGGACTTCAGCACTTACGAGGCCTCAATTTTTAGTCGATACCTCGAATAAAATTGCCCGTGAGATGCTTAACAATGTCGTTAACAACATTCCGGTAATCAATATTAACGGATCTGCCACTGGAAGTTTCAGCAATCTCAGCATGCACATCAATTCCAATTTGGGAGATGAGCTGGCCCAGGGCTTTACTCGCGAAGTGGGCAACAAAGTAACTGAGGCCCAAAATAAAATCAGCGCTTTGGTAGATGAAAAAATCAACCAACCGAAGGCCGAGCTTATGAAACTTATCGGCGGCAACAACGCCAATTTGTCTCAACTCACGAACCTCGAAGAGCTTTATAAGAAGAACGAGGACCGCATCAAGGCAGAAATTGCCAAGCTCAAGTCCGGTGGAAGTAATAAGGCCATCGACGATCTTAAGGAAAAAGGCAAAAAGATATTTAAAGGCATTAAATTGTAA
- a CDS encoding TIGR03546 family protein: MGLILKQLFAFIKLLNSDTGNISLALGMTCGFILGMTPVLSLHSLLIFLILFFFRIQIGAALVAAFFFKFIAFLLDPAFDFVGQKVLEMESLQGFFTTLYNMPIIPFTRFNNSIVMGSAVVTFALSPIVFILSQYFIVKYREIVVARFKGTKFWKALQATKFYQWYYKYEQYSWK, encoded by the coding sequence ATGGGACTGATTCTCAAACAGCTATTTGCTTTCATTAAGTTACTCAATTCGGACACTGGTAACATTTCATTGGCCCTAGGGATGACCTGCGGTTTTATTTTAGGAATGACTCCAGTTCTTTCACTTCACAGTTTACTCATTTTTCTGATTCTCTTTTTCTTTCGCATTCAAATTGGGGCCGCCCTGGTGGCAGCTTTCTTTTTCAAATTCATCGCCTTCTTATTAGATCCCGCGTTTGATTTTGTCGGACAAAAAGTTCTTGAAATGGAATCTCTTCAAGGTTTCTTCACTACCCTATACAACATGCCGATCATTCCTTTCACTCGTTTTAACAACTCAATTGTGATGGGCTCAGCGGTTGTTACTTTTGCTCTATCACCAATTGTGTTCATTCTGAGCCAGTACTTTATTGTTAAGTATCGTGAAATCGTAGTTGCTCGCTTTAAAGGCACCAAGTTCTGGAAGGCCCTTCAGGCAACTAAGTTTTATCAGTGGTACTACAAGTACGAACAATATAGCTGGAAATAA
- the galE gene encoding UDP-glucose 4-epimerase GalE yields MRILVTGGAGYIGSHTVRDLINSGHTVTVLDNLSKGHQEAVDPRASFIVGNLSNQDLIIRTLQAHKIEVVMHFAGLTDVRESVHEPYKYYFTNFSLTLNLLSAMIKAGVKNLVYSSSAAIYGNPDLIPIVENEHPEPITPYGRSKLMAETAIEDFSHAYNLNYIILRYFNVAGASTDSVLGEDHHPESHLIPRILHAAQEEGVVEVFGTDYQTPDGTCIRDFVHVLDVSRAHVLAVDHLRPGIKEVFNIGSDRGFSVKEVITACEKATGKKIGTIELKRRVGDPAILIANSQKIRKVLKWLPLYPSIDTIVAHSWHWHSSHPEGHAEIFKDSSQIQH; encoded by the coding sequence ATGAGAATACTTGTTACTGGAGGCGCAGGCTATATTGGAAGTCACACTGTTCGTGACCTTATAAATTCAGGTCACACTGTGACGGTCTTGGATAATCTCTCCAAAGGTCATCAGGAAGCAGTCGATCCCAGAGCAAGTTTCATTGTTGGTAACCTCTCCAATCAAGATCTCATCATTCGAACCCTTCAGGCCCATAAAATAGAAGTTGTTATGCATTTTGCGGGCCTTACTGATGTTCGCGAAAGTGTTCATGAGCCTTATAAATACTATTTCACTAACTTCTCCCTTACTCTCAATCTTCTTTCGGCGATGATTAAGGCCGGAGTAAAAAATCTCGTTTACTCCTCATCAGCTGCTATCTATGGAAATCCTGATCTCATTCCGATCGTTGAAAATGAGCACCCAGAACCCATTACACCTTATGGTAGAAGTAAATTAATGGCGGAGACGGCGATTGAAGACTTCAGTCATGCTTACAATCTAAACTACATTATTCTTCGCTACTTCAATGTGGCAGGCGCAAGTACAGACTCAGTCTTAGGGGAAGACCACCATCCAGAGAGTCATCTCATTCCGCGAATTCTTCATGCTGCTCAGGAAGAAGGTGTGGTTGAAGTTTTTGGTACCGATTACCAGACTCCCGATGGCACTTGCATCAGAGATTTCGTTCATGTTTTGGATGTGTCTCGAGCGCATGTTCTTGCTGTAGATCATTTAAGACCTGGTATTAAAGAAGTCTTCAACATAGGCAGCGATAGAGGCTTCTCAGTAAAAGAAGTCATTACAGCTTGTGAGAAGGCAACCGGAAAGAAGATTGGAACGATTGAGCTCAAAAGACGCGTCGGTGATCCTGCTATACTCATTGCCAACTCTCAAAAGATAAGAAAAGTACTCAAATGGCTGCCACTGTATCCATCGATTGATACGATTGTTGCGCACTCATGGCATTGGCATTCTTCTCATCCTGAAGGGCATGCGGAGATCTTTAAAGATTCGAGTCAAATTCAACACTAA
- a CDS encoding UDP-galactopyranose/dTDP-fucopyranose mutase family protein encodes MRYHIGIAGAGFAGAVLARELAETGKYRITIFDERNHVGGNCHTKRDEETGIMVHQYGPHIFHTNREDVWEYVNQWGRFEPFVNRIKAETEKGIFNLPINLMTINQLFQKKFRPKEARDFIGSVGDSSIKDPKNLEEYALKFFGKEIYSTFIEGYTRKKWGVSPRELPAGLLQRLTVRFNYDDGYYDHQYQGIPVSGYTEIIKRILDHHDIEVRIGQRLDPERKRDFDHTFWCGPMDGFFNFKLGRLGYRTLHFERFIEDGDFQGNSIINFCEEDVPYLRISEYKHFMPWEEHEKSVCFKEYARPCEANDVPYFPTRLNQDIELLERYMDMCESEDKITFIGRLGTYRYLDMHAVIGESLDLAKVCQQKEIHEWPKFSADPMEA; translated from the coding sequence ATGAGATACCACATCGGCATTGCAGGAGCTGGATTCGCGGGAGCGGTCCTTGCTAGGGAGCTAGCCGAAACTGGAAAATACAGAATTACGATCTTTGATGAAAGAAACCACGTGGGTGGAAATTGTCATACGAAGAGAGATGAAGAAACTGGCATTATGGTCCATCAATATGGACCTCATATTTTCCACACGAATCGTGAGGACGTTTGGGAATATGTTAATCAGTGGGGCAGATTCGAACCATTTGTTAATCGAATTAAGGCCGAAACTGAAAAAGGCATCTTTAATTTACCAATAAATCTCATGACGATTAATCAGCTCTTCCAAAAAAAATTCCGTCCTAAAGAGGCCCGGGATTTTATTGGTTCGGTAGGCGACTCTTCAATTAAGGACCCAAAAAACCTGGAAGAATATGCACTGAAGTTTTTTGGGAAAGAGATCTATTCAACATTCATAGAAGGATATACCCGCAAAAAGTGGGGTGTTTCTCCAAGAGAACTACCGGCCGGCCTTCTTCAACGTCTGACGGTTCGTTTTAATTACGATGATGGTTATTACGATCATCAATACCAGGGCATTCCGGTAAGTGGATATACTGAAATCATCAAAAGAATATTAGATCATCATGATATTGAAGTTCGAATTGGGCAAAGACTTGATCCAGAAAGAAAAAGGGATTTTGATCATACCTTTTGGTGTGGTCCCATGGATGGGTTTTTTAATTTCAAATTGGGCCGATTGGGATATCGGACTCTTCATTTTGAAAGGTTTATCGAGGATGGAGATTTTCAGGGAAATAGCATCATTAACTTTTGCGAAGAAGATGTACCTTATCTCCGAATCTCCGAATACAAACACTTCATGCCTTGGGAAGAGCATGAGAAATCGGTTTGCTTTAAAGAATATGCCAGACCTTGTGAAGCAAACGATGTTCCCTATTTCCCTACTCGCCTAAATCAGGACATTGAACTGCTTGAGCGTTATATGGACATGTGTGAATCAGAAGATAAAATTACCTTTATTGGAAGATTAGGTACGTATCGCTATCTCGATATGCATGCTGTGATAGGAGAATCGCTCGACCTTGCAAAAGTTTGCCAACAAAAGGAAATCCACGAATGGCCCAAATTTAGTGCCGATCCGATGGAAGCCTAG